The following proteins are encoded in a genomic region of Labeo rohita strain BAU-BD-2019 chromosome 5, IGBB_LRoh.1.0, whole genome shotgun sequence:
- the ptges gene encoding prostaglandin E synthase yields the protein MLGSDVLLCFIFYSTLLILKMYIISIITGQVRLKKKAFANPEDAERHGGVQFCRTDPYVERCRRAHLNDMENIFPFLFLGAVYSMTGPSYAVARLHFLVFFLGRVLHSVAYLLALKAPTRSFAYIVAQVPCVSMAIQILMEVASFA from the exons ATGCTCGGGAGCGACGTACTGTTGTGCTTCATTTTCTACAGCACGCTCCTAATTTTAAAGATGTACATTATTTCCATCATAACGGGCCAAGTGAGACTAAAGAAAAAG GCGTTTGCTAATCCAGAAGACGCCGAGAGACACGGAGGTGTGCAGTTCTGCCGCACTGATCCGTACGTGGAACGCTGTAGGAG agcacACCTCAATGACATGGAGAACATTTTCCCCTTTTTATTTCTCGGAGCTGTCTACTCTATGACAGGCCCCTCGTATGCAGTAGCACGACTtcattttcttgtctttttccTGGGTCGAGTTCTCCACAGCGTTGCATACCTGCTGGCACTCAAAGCACCGACACGTTCGTTCGCCTATATCGTCGCTCAGGTGCCTTGCGTTTCAATGGCAATACAGATACTCATGGAAGTAGCCTCATTCGCATAA